In Gammaproteobacteria bacterium, the following are encoded in one genomic region:
- a CDS encoding ROK family protein has protein sequence MTDTDWRLGIDLGGTKIEIIALDHQGQEHLRRRVDTPQNDYRGTLQAVVDLIHGVEAELGAQGTVGLGTPGAISPPTGLLKNSNSVCLNGHPFKTDLEALFGREVRMANDANCFALSEAVDGAAAGAEVVFGVIVGTGTGAGVVVRGRVLTGPNAIAGEWGHNPLPWPRDDERPGPPCYCGLHGCIETFLSGTGMARDHREVTGQDLGSPEIVARAEAGDSDCVATLERYEDRMARGLAHIINILDPDVIVLGGGMSNIQRLYDNVPRLWDQYVFSDQVLNRLVPPMHGDSSGVRGAAWLWNDHNA, from the coding sequence ATGACCGACACCGACTGGCGCCTGGGCATCGACCTGGGCGGTACCAAAATCGAGATCATCGCCCTGGATCATCAGGGACAGGAACATTTGCGCCGCCGCGTTGATACGCCGCAGAACGACTACCGCGGCACGCTGCAGGCGGTGGTCGACCTGATCCACGGGGTCGAGGCGGAGCTGGGCGCGCAGGGCACGGTCGGGCTCGGCACCCCGGGTGCGATCTCGCCGCCCACCGGCCTGCTCAAGAATTCCAATTCGGTGTGCCTCAACGGCCATCCCTTCAAGACTGATCTGGAGGCCTTGTTCGGGCGCGAGGTGCGCATGGCGAACGACGCCAACTGCTTTGCGCTGTCCGAGGCGGTGGATGGAGCCGCGGCCGGCGCGGAGGTGGTGTTCGGCGTCATCGTGGGGACCGGCACGGGTGCCGGCGTGGTGGTACGCGGTCGCGTGCTGACCGGCCCGAACGCCATCGCCGGTGAATGGGGGCACAATCCGCTGCCCTGGCCGCGCGATGATGAGCGTCCGGGACCGCCGTGCTATTGCGGCCTGCACGGCTGCATCGAGACCTTTTTGTCCGGCACGGGCATGGCGCGCGACCACCGCGAGGTGACCGGCCAGGATCTGGGTTCGCCCGAGATCGTCGCGCGTGCGGAGGCTGGTGACAGCGATTGCGTCGCCACGCTGGAACGTTACGAAGACCGCATGGCGCGCGGGCTGGCGCACATTATCAATATCCTGGACCCGGACGTGATCGTGCTCGGCGGCGGCATGTCGAATATCCAGCGCCTGTACGACAACGTCCCGCGCCTGTGGGATCAGTACGTGTTTTCCGATCAGGTGCTCAACCGTCTGGTGCCGCCGATGCACGGCGATTCGAGCGGGGTGCGCGGCGCCGCCTGGTTGTGGAACGACCATAACGCCTGA
- a CDS encoding multidrug effflux MFS transporter, with product MNLLRANLFGTTVPTLWILVLMVSVGPFGDTEYTPSLPRIAGELGVSYGAAQQSMTVYLFGYALVQLVYGPLSDRFGRKPLMLAGALLFVCGSLVCFVSYSLEALLLGRFVQGVGACAGAVLTSAAVRDSFPPAHIEQVYSRINAAFALAPAIGPVVGAFVDDHFGWHANMLVLLVMSALLLVCVLLFLPETHTADRRRSLRLRRIALGYRSLFTHRLFLPFIVINGLVIGVVYACLTEAPALVINVLGLKPRWFAVVAGGIFVAFVSGSILSNYLERHMPARKIVVLGLFVMLAGSVILGMLGLSGVSDLASTLGPIMLVFLGIALVVPNAVGAAMRPFSRLAGSASAMIGFTQMGIASAANAGVSLIPLGPLYAMPLMFGLLALLGLAVYRLGIRGREDHRRRTAALGG from the coding sequence TCGGTAGGGCCTTTCGGGGATACCGAATACACACCGTCGCTGCCGCGGATTGCAGGTGAACTGGGGGTCAGTTACGGCGCGGCCCAGCAGAGTATGACGGTGTATCTGTTCGGGTATGCGCTGGTGCAGTTGGTTTATGGTCCGCTGTCGGACCGGTTCGGGCGCAAGCCCCTGATGTTGGCAGGCGCATTGCTGTTTGTGTGCGGTTCGCTGGTCTGTTTTGTCAGCTATTCCCTCGAGGCTTTGTTGCTGGGGCGTTTCGTGCAGGGGGTGGGGGCTTGTGCAGGCGCCGTGCTGACCTCCGCCGCGGTACGCGACAGTTTCCCGCCTGCGCATATCGAACAGGTGTATTCACGCATCAATGCGGCATTCGCGTTGGCGCCCGCCATCGGTCCCGTGGTCGGTGCCTTTGTCGACGACCATTTCGGCTGGCACGCAAATATGCTGGTGTTGCTGGTCATGTCCGCGCTGTTGTTGGTGTGTGTGCTGCTGTTTCTGCCCGAAACCCATACCGCGGACCGGCGGCGTTCGTTGCGCCTGCGCCGGATTGCACTGGGCTACCGCAGTCTGTTCACTCACCGCCTGTTCCTGCCGTTTATTGTCATCAACGGTTTGGTCATCGGGGTGGTATATGCCTGCCTGACCGAGGCGCCCGCGCTGGTGATCAATGTGCTGGGCCTGAAACCACGCTGGTTTGCCGTGGTGGCGGGCGGTATTTTCGTGGCCTTCGTAAGCGGTTCGATCTTGAGCAACTATCTGGAGCGTCACATGCCGGCGCGGAAAATCGTGGTGCTGGGCCTGTTTGTGATGCTGGCCGGCTCGGTGATATTGGGTATGTTGGGGCTGTCCGGGGTGTCCGATCTGGCCAGCACCCTGGGACCCATCATGCTGGTATTCCTTGGCATCGCCCTGGTGGTGCCGAACGCGGTGGGTGCCGCGATGCGCCCGTTCAGCCGGCTCGCGGGTTCCGCCTCGGCCATGATCGGCTTTACCCAGATGGGGATTGCCAGCGCCGCCAATGCCGGCGTGAGCCTGATTCCCTTGGGTCCGTTGTATGCCATGCCCTTGATGTTCGGTTTGCTGGCGTTGCTGGGGTTGGCGGTTTACCGACTGGGCATCAGGGGCAGGGAGGATCACCGCAGGCGGACCGCAGCGCTTGGGGGATAA